In the Sediminibacter sp. Hel_I_10 genome, one interval contains:
- a CDS encoding BamA/TamA family outer membrane protein, which translates to MILSKSSIFTLNFRSIHSLLIFGIFAMLSSCDVMKRVKKDEHLLVENTVLVDEKKTNTETINNLIYQKPNGSLPLFGVPLRLHIYNLARPNIDSILKAKVLDDAEKVAWKTKVLSKKQFIQDLKSRKAFNNWLKTTGEAPVIYNENRAEKTVAGMRKYFFSKGWFNAETSFEVDKDSSQKAAVTYKIKRGKAYFLDSITAIIATPIIDSIYRSRLKSGSLLERGQQYDEVNYSAERDRLTERLRNSGFYHFAQDYITFDLDTIGTKRKVNTELIIADRAIRLEDTINRVPFKIYKIKDVNIFTDYKYENRALPLKDSVQYKNYNLFSYEKLKFRPKAITDAVFINKGEVFRDLDRSRTYRYLSELRAFRYPNIAYVENEEDSTLTANIYLVPRKKFELNASFEVSQSNIQTIGFGFNGGLTIRNIFRGAENLQISALGAVGSSKDASSGKDQFFDINELGGNIRLNIPRFFLPFNTEKIIPKFMSPSTSIGLSATSQTNIGLDKQTLTGTLNYNWYPSPKVTNNLDLFNVQFVKNLNTANYFGVYQNSFDLLNSVASDIGYIGQDQTLEIPAQADTFINDVINQNTALSPTDDQYVTVNNIKQRKDRLTENNLIFSTSFNYTKDRRDNLFDKDFSIIRARLELAGNLLSNVSNLINSGKNEDGRYEVFGVPFSQYVKTELDYVKHWDLGNKNELAVRSFFGIAIPYGNSNSIPFAKSFFGGGPNDIRAWTAYNLGPGSSNSTDEFNEANMKITLSAEQRFNILGRFNGAFFVDAGNIWNVFDNVENEANTFNGFKSLRDLAIGSGFGVRYDFSFFVLRFDVGFKTYDPSYDLGNRWFKDYNFGNAVYNIGINYPF; encoded by the coding sequence ATGATTTTATCCAAAAGCAGCATTTTTACATTGAACTTCAGAAGCATACATTCCCTCCTTATTTTTGGCATATTTGCCATGCTGTCGTCTTGTGATGTGATGAAACGCGTTAAAAAAGATGAGCATCTTTTGGTTGAAAACACGGTGCTGGTTGATGAGAAGAAAACCAATACCGAAACTATTAACAACCTCATTTATCAAAAACCCAACGGAAGTTTACCGCTATTTGGAGTCCCACTACGGCTTCATATTTACAATTTGGCCAGACCTAATATAGACTCCATTTTAAAGGCAAAAGTACTTGACGACGCAGAGAAAGTGGCCTGGAAGACCAAAGTGCTTTCTAAAAAACAGTTTATTCAAGATTTAAAATCAAGAAAAGCCTTTAATAATTGGCTTAAAACCACTGGCGAGGCTCCTGTAATCTATAACGAGAATCGTGCAGAAAAAACAGTCGCAGGAATGCGCAAGTATTTTTTTAGCAAAGGTTGGTTTAATGCCGAAACCTCCTTTGAGGTTGACAAAGATAGCAGCCAAAAAGCAGCGGTTACCTATAAGATCAAAAGAGGAAAAGCTTACTTTTTAGACTCTATTACTGCAATAATAGCAACACCAATTATTGATTCTATTTACCGATCCCGTTTAAAATCTGGATCTTTATTAGAACGAGGACAGCAATATGATGAAGTCAATTATAGTGCCGAACGCGATCGATTGACCGAGCGTCTTAGAAATTCAGGATTCTATCATTTTGCTCAAGATTATATCACATTTGATCTTGATACAATTGGCACCAAAAGAAAGGTAAATACCGAACTTATTATAGCCGATAGAGCCATCAGGCTTGAAGATACAATCAACCGTGTGCCTTTTAAAATATATAAAATTAAAGACGTCAATATCTTTACCGATTATAAGTATGAAAATAGAGCGCTTCCATTAAAAGATTCGGTGCAGTACAAAAACTACAACCTCTTTAGTTATGAGAAATTGAAGTTTAGACCTAAGGCCATCACCGATGCTGTTTTTATAAACAAGGGCGAAGTCTTTAGAGACCTAGACCGTTCAAGAACCTATCGTTATCTCAGTGAGTTAAGAGCTTTTAGATATCCCAATATTGCCTATGTTGAAAATGAAGAAGATTCTACGTTAACCGCGAATATTTATTTAGTGCCGAGGAAAAAATTTGAGCTCAACGCGAGTTTTGAAGTTTCTCAAAGCAACATACAGACCATCGGCTTCGGATTTAATGGAGGATTGACCATACGAAATATTTTTCGTGGTGCAGAAAATTTACAGATCTCGGCATTGGGCGCCGTGGGATCTTCAAAAGATGCCTCTAGCGGTAAGGATCAATTTTTTGATATCAATGAGCTCGGCGGAAATATTAGGTTAAACATCCCTCGTTTCTTCTTGCCATTTAACACGGAAAAAATCATTCCTAAATTCATGTCTCCCAGCACCAGCATTGGCTTAAGTGCTACTAGCCAAACCAACATTGGTTTGGATAAGCAAACCCTAACGGGAACGCTAAACTACAATTGGTATCCTTCCCCAAAAGTGACCAATAATCTTGATTTATTTAACGTTCAGTTTGTAAAAAACCTGAATACTGCCAATTATTTTGGTGTCTATCAAAATTCATTCGATCTTTTAAATTCTGTAGCTTCAGATATTGGTTACATCGGTCAAGATCAAACGCTCGAAATCCCAGCACAAGCAGACACATTTATTAATGATGTGATTAATCAAAACACAGCCTTATCTCCAACAGACGATCAATACGTTACCGTTAATAATATTAAACAGCGAAAGGACCGATTAACAGAAAACAACTTGATTTTCTCAACCAGTTTTAATTACACTAAAGACCGTAGAGATAATCTGTTTGATAAAGATTTTTCAATCATTCGTGCCAGATTAGAATTAGCAGGCAACCTGTTGTCTAACGTTTCAAATTTGATCAACTCTGGCAAAAATGAAGACGGCAGATATGAAGTATTTGGCGTACCCTTCTCGCAATACGTCAAAACTGAACTCGATTATGTGAAGCACTGGGATTTGGGCAATAAAAATGAACTGGCCGTTAGAAGTTTCTTCGGAATTGCAATTCCCTATGGCAACTCTAATAGTATCCCTTTTGCAAAAAGTTTCTTCGGCGGCGGACCAAATGACATCAGAGCTTGGACCGCTTATAATTTAGGCCCAGGTAGCTCCAATTCAACCGATGAATTTAATGAAGCGAACATGAAAATCACCTTAAGCGCCGAGCAACGATTCAACATTTTAGGAAGATTCAACGGTGCCTTTTTTGTGGATGCTGGAAACATTTGGAACGTTTTTGACAATGTAGAAAACGAAGCTAACACGTTTAATGGGTTCAAGTCTTTAAGGGATTTAGCCATAGGTTCTGGCTTTGGGGTACGCTACGACTTTAGTTTTTTTGTACTTCGTTTTGATGTTGGATTTAAAACCTATGACCCCTCTTATGACTTAGGAAACCGATGGTTTAAAGATTACAATTTTGGAAATGCTGTTTACAATATTGGTATCAACTACCCTTTTTAA
- a CDS encoding RNA methyltransferase, whose protein sequence is MLSKQDIKLIKSLNQKKFRQQHGLFCVEGIKSIQEFLNSHLELHQLYATDAAFSSEYEIITATELQKISSLKSPNKALAVFKIPKNQQSASEGLILMLDDIRDPGNLGTIIRLCDWYGIKDLVCSATTVDCYNPKVVQATMGSLTRVRVSYVDLKAYLEGSNEPVFGTFMDGDTIYTQTLPQNGIVIMGNEANGISKDIEALVTKKLSIPRFGSLQATESLNVATATAIVLSEFKRADL, encoded by the coding sequence ATGCTATCAAAACAAGACATCAAACTCATAAAAAGTCTCAATCAAAAAAAGTTTAGACAACAGCACGGGCTCTTTTGTGTTGAGGGTATAAAAAGCATTCAGGAGTTTTTAAATTCTCATTTAGAGCTTCATCAACTGTATGCAACAGATGCTGCATTTTCTTCGGAATATGAAATTATAACAGCTACAGAGTTACAGAAAATAAGCAGTCTTAAGTCACCAAATAAGGCATTGGCGGTTTTTAAAATTCCTAAAAATCAACAATCTGCATCTGAAGGTTTGATCCTAATGCTTGATGATATTAGAGATCCTGGCAATCTAGGGACTATTATTAGGCTCTGTGATTGGTACGGTATCAAAGATCTTGTTTGTAGTGCCACCACAGTAGATTGTTATAATCCAAAAGTGGTGCAAGCCACTATGGGGTCTTTGACGAGAGTGCGAGTAAGTTACGTAGATTTAAAAGCGTACTTAGAAGGCTCAAATGAGCCCGTGTTTGGCACTTTTATGGATGGTGATACTATTTATACCCAAACACTTCCGCAAAATGGGATTGTAATAATGGGAAATGAGGCGAACGGGATTTCAAAAGATATTGAAGCCTTAGTTACTAAAAAATTGAGTATCCCAAGATTTGGAAGTCTTCAAGCTACAGAGAGTTTAAATGTTGCCACCGCAACCGCGATTGTGTTGAGTGAATTTAAAAGAGCCGATCTTTAA
- a CDS encoding porin family protein, whose protein sequence is MKKLLLILTLVITSQTAFAQMFTKEKIKNLETFDKQRLTWGFYLGLNQYDYQFNYEEDLKDILVETTAGFSVGLVSDLRLTEHLNLRFEPGLFITQRNLQYDESYFNGIEFNDSDLLREVKSTYVHFPLLLKVSTKRINNFKPFIVGGFSTSLNLSSNENNPDDNSAGEFRTKKNVLFYELGFGIDFYNQWFKFTPSIRGIFAINDEIVRDEDPNSPWTGNVASMKTRGVFINFTFQ, encoded by the coding sequence ATGAAGAAATTACTCTTAATCTTAACACTAGTTATTACCTCGCAGACTGCATTTGCTCAAATGTTTACCAAGGAGAAAATCAAAAACCTGGAGACTTTTGATAAGCAAAGACTCACTTGGGGTTTCTATTTAGGGCTCAACCAATATGATTACCAATTTAATTACGAAGAAGACCTAAAAGATATTTTAGTTGAAACCACAGCTGGCTTTAGTGTAGGCTTGGTGTCTGATTTACGCCTTACGGAACACCTCAACTTACGTTTTGAGCCTGGATTATTTATTACCCAACGTAACCTGCAATATGATGAAAGTTACTTTAATGGTATTGAGTTTAACGATTCTGATTTGCTTCGCGAAGTTAAATCCACTTATGTACACTTTCCTTTATTACTAAAAGTATCGACCAAACGCATCAACAATTTTAAGCCATTTATTGTTGGTGGTTTTTCTACTTCTCTCAATTTATCAAGTAATGAGAATAATCCTGATGATAATAGTGCAGGAGAGTTTAGAACTAAAAAAAACGTACTGTTTTACGAGCTTGGTTTTGGGATCGATTTCTACAACCAGTGGTTTAAATTTACGCCATCTATAAGGGGCATTTTTGCCATTAATGATGAAATTGTAAGAGATGAAGACCCTAATAGTCCTTGGACAGGAAACGTAGCCAGCATGAAAACGCGCGGTGTCTTCATTAACTTCACGTTTCAGTAA
- the ubiE gene encoding bifunctional demethylmenaquinone methyltransferase/2-methoxy-6-polyprenyl-1,4-benzoquinol methylase UbiE, whose translation MSSKVTPYKDSGLNKKQQVTQMFDNISKEYDGLNRVISFGVDIKWRNKVVALVAEEHPESILDIATGTGDLAISLAKTDAKTIVGLDISDGMLEVGRQKIKKKELNNRIEMVIGDSENLPFEDDSFDAITVAFGVRNFETLEIGLAEIMRVLKPKGRFVILETSVPVKTPFKQGYKFYTRYILPTIGKVFSKDRSAYSYLCESASIFPYGEELNNILRKIGFTNVEDHPQTFGVATIYTASK comes from the coding sequence ATGTCGTCAAAAGTTACACCATACAAAGATAGTGGCTTAAACAAAAAGCAGCAGGTCACTCAAATGTTTGATAACATATCCAAAGAATACGATGGACTTAATCGGGTTATCTCTTTTGGAGTTGATATTAAATGGCGAAATAAAGTGGTGGCTTTGGTCGCAGAGGAACATCCTGAATCTATCTTAGATATCGCTACAGGAACTGGAGATTTAGCCATTTCACTAGCAAAAACTGATGCCAAAACCATTGTTGGTTTAGACATTAGTGATGGGATGCTTGAAGTTGGGCGTCAAAAAATCAAGAAAAAAGAGTTGAACAATCGCATCGAAATGGTTATTGGTGACTCTGAAAATCTTCCTTTTGAAGACGATAGCTTTGATGCCATTACCGTAGCTTTTGGGGTAAGAAATTTTGAGACTTTGGAAATAGGCTTGGCTGAGATTATGAGAGTTCTAAAACCTAAAGGGCGTTTTGTAATCCTTGAAACCTCTGTCCCTGTAAAAACACCCTTTAAACAAGGCTATAAATTTTATACACGTTATATACTTCCAACTATTGGTAAAGTCTTTTCTAAAGACCGTTCTGCCTACTCTTATCTTTGTGAATCTGCTTCAATTTTTCCTTACGGAGAGGAATTAAACAATATTTTACGTAAAATTGGGTTTACTAACGTGGAAGACCACCCACAAACTTTTGGTGTTGCTACCATTTATACGGCGTCAAAATAA
- the trkA gene encoding Trk system potassium transporter TrkA — protein MKIIIAGAGEVGFHLAKLLSYESQEITLIDTNKDSLAYAGDHLDIRTIKGDVTSIRILKEARIDTSELFIAVTSSETTNITACVLAKQLGAKRTVARISNDEFIEQKDEVGFTKFGIDELISPENLAAAEIELLLNQYGFNDTYEFEEGALNMLSLRLSRTANFVGKNVKEAAQVFPELHFVPIAIQRFGTQYTIIPRGDTEFKEGDKAVFITSKGGDEELFELSGKVKTEVKNVMILGGSKIGVQTAKSLCASKFKVKLIENNKEIAFECADELPSALVINGDGRNVELLEEENIGDMDAFIAVTGNSETNIMSCLMAKSKGVKKTIALVENMDYYQLSQSIGIDTLINKKLLAANNIFRYIRRGEVVAMTKLNNMNAELLEFRVNSSSKITQKKVKDLDFPRSAIIGGVIRDDVGLIPLGDFQIEVGDKVVVCCLPRSISQVEKYFF, from the coding sequence ATGAAAATAATCATAGCAGGTGCTGGAGAGGTTGGGTTTCATTTGGCAAAACTTTTGTCTTATGAATCGCAGGAAATTACGCTTATTGATACAAATAAGGATAGTTTGGCTTACGCCGGTGATCACTTAGACATACGCACCATCAAAGGTGACGTTACATCAATACGTATTTTAAAGGAAGCACGAATTGATACTTCAGAGCTATTTATAGCAGTAACTTCTTCGGAAACCACAAATATTACAGCATGTGTTCTTGCCAAGCAATTAGGGGCAAAACGAACCGTAGCCCGAATTTCGAACGATGAATTTATAGAGCAGAAGGATGAGGTCGGTTTTACCAAATTTGGGATAGATGAGCTCATTTCTCCGGAAAACTTAGCAGCTGCCGAAATAGAGCTCTTACTAAATCAATATGGTTTTAATGACACTTACGAATTTGAGGAAGGTGCTTTAAACATGTTGAGTTTGCGTTTGTCTAGAACTGCCAATTTTGTAGGTAAAAATGTAAAAGAAGCGGCTCAGGTGTTTCCCGAATTGCACTTTGTACCTATAGCTATACAACGTTTTGGGACGCAATATACCATTATCCCTAGGGGAGATACCGAATTTAAGGAAGGGGATAAAGCTGTATTTATCACTTCAAAAGGAGGTGACGAAGAACTGTTTGAACTTTCAGGAAAAGTCAAGACCGAAGTTAAGAACGTCATGATTCTTGGTGGTAGTAAAATTGGAGTACAGACGGCTAAATCGCTTTGCGCAAGTAAATTTAAAGTCAAGCTTATTGAAAATAATAAGGAGATTGCCTTTGAATGTGCCGATGAGTTGCCCTCAGCTTTAGTCATCAATGGAGATGGAAGAAATGTTGAGCTCTTAGAGGAAGAGAACATTGGAGATATGGATGCATTTATTGCGGTTACAGGAAATTCTGAAACCAACATCATGTCTTGTCTCATGGCAAAATCTAAAGGGGTAAAGAAAACCATAGCATTGGTTGAGAACATGGATTATTATCAATTATCACAATCGATAGGTATCGATACCTTAATCAATAAAAAATTATTGGCGGCAAACAACATTTTCCGATATATCAGAAGGGGAGAAGTTGTAGCCATGACCAAACTTAATAATATGAATGCCGAGCTCTTGGAGTTTAGAGTCAATAGCAGTTCAAAAATTACCCAGAAAAAAGTAAAGGATCTTGATTTTCCGAGATCGGCCATTATTGGCGGTGTTATTAGGGATGATGTGGGGCTTATTCCTTTAGGCGACTTTCAGATAGAGGTCGGTGATAAAGTAGTTGTTTGTTGTCTACCAAGATCCATCTCTCAGGTAGAGAAATATTTCTTTTAA
- a CDS encoding TrkH family potassium uptake protein, with the protein MKINFKIVFHLFGLLFLFNGGFMLLSTLISFIYQDGVTMRLLLAGSIVSGLGGLIMYLTKNHRKELNKREGYIVVAFGWIVMSLSGTLPYIITQAIPSFTDAFFETMSGYTTTGATILNDIEIVPEGVLFWRSLTHWIGGMGIIVLAIAILPLLGIGGMQLFAAEAPGPNADKLHPRITDTAKRLWLIYFAYTAAETILLQFAGMSFFDAINHSLCTLSTGGFSTKNASVAYWNGQPLIQYIIIVFMFLAGTNFILSYFAFKGRIQKAINDEEFRWYLRFIVMFTIITAAIIYFNADFAISSIDHPQIYGKAEAAFRHALFQVISVITTTGFVTADFTLWTPFLLVFFFGLMFLGGSAGSTSGGVKVVRHMILIKNGFLEFRRALHPNAILPVRYNDRAISGDIVFNILGFFILYMLSFIIGALVFSMFQIDFESAVGLSASSLGNVGPALGNFSPVNNYAALPALGKWWAAFLMLIGRLELFTVLILLSPFFWRNR; encoded by the coding sequence ATGAAAATTAATTTCAAGATCGTCTTTCATTTGTTCGGACTCCTGTTTCTTTTTAACGGAGGGTTCATGTTATTGTCCACCTTGATCAGCTTCATCTATCAAGATGGTGTCACCATGAGGCTCTTATTGGCAGGATCTATAGTCTCTGGATTGGGCGGGTTGATCATGTATTTGACTAAAAATCACAGAAAGGAACTTAATAAACGTGAAGGTTATATCGTGGTGGCCTTTGGCTGGATCGTCATGTCGTTATCGGGAACGCTACCTTATATCATAACTCAGGCCATTCCTAGTTTTACAGATGCCTTTTTTGAGACCATGTCTGGTTATACCACTACAGGTGCTACCATTTTGAACGATATTGAAATTGTGCCTGAAGGGGTGTTATTTTGGCGAAGTTTAACCCATTGGATTGGGGGGATGGGGATTATCGTTTTGGCCATTGCCATTTTACCATTGCTTGGTATTGGTGGGATGCAGTTATTTGCTGCAGAAGCTCCTGGGCCTAATGCCGATAAGTTACATCCTAGAATTACCGACACCGCAAAACGCTTATGGTTGATCTATTTTGCATATACCGCAGCAGAGACCATTTTACTACAGTTTGCAGGAATGTCCTTTTTTGATGCCATCAACCATTCGCTATGTACCTTAAGTACTGGTGGATTTTCTACAAAAAATGCTAGTGTTGCTTATTGGAACGGGCAACCACTTATTCAATATATCATTATTGTTTTTATGTTCTTGGCAGGAACCAATTTCATCCTCAGTTACTTTGCCTTTAAAGGCCGAATTCAAAAAGCCATTAATGATGAAGAGTTTAGATGGTACTTGCGCTTTATCGTGATGTTTACCATTATTACGGCTGCGATCATTTACTTTAACGCAGATTTTGCGATATCATCTATAGATCATCCCCAAATCTACGGCAAGGCAGAAGCTGCTTTTAGACATGCACTGTTTCAAGTCATTTCTGTAATCACAACGACAGGTTTTGTAACTGCCGACTTTACGCTATGGACGCCTTTTTTATTGGTCTTTTTCTTTGGGCTCATGTTTTTGGGTGGATCTGCAGGAAGTACTTCGGGAGGGGTGAAGGTCGTAAGGCATATGATTTTGATCAAAAATGGGTTTTTAGAGTTTAGACGCGCCTTGCATCCTAACGCTATTTTGCCCGTTCGTTATAATGACCGTGCTATTAGTGGAGATATTGTGTTTAATATTCTTGGCTTTTTTATTTTATACATGCTCTCTTTTATCATTGGAGCCTTAGTGTTTTCGATGTTTCAAATAGATTTTGAATCGGCTGTAGGTCTTTCTGCTTCTAGCTTAGGTAATGTAGGACCAGCATTGGGTAATTTTAGTCCGGTTAATAATTATGCCGCATTGCCCGCTTTGGGTAAATGGTGGGCTGCTTTTTTAATGTTAATCGGCCGTTTGGAATTGTTTACGGTTTTAATATTGTTATCGCCGTTCTTTTGGAGAAATCGTTAA
- a CDS encoding DUF6705 family protein, whose protein sequence is MMKFIFINAALLVFMPFINAQSPIIDLEDKDFRNIVQGAYYKDINNYLDPFVGTWIHTDGNTSLKIVITKHEMGDAGIIYEDYLKGEYQYIENGTELVNTLANTEVTTSGIGGSLIIKNNKKPNCDDCMPNERRVSFTISDDERELAGSLTLKKITVNGQEALRGYIMGGGPYVYHEDDPPAYFSMRVPAGTYIFIKQ, encoded by the coding sequence ATGATGAAATTTATATTTATTAACGCAGCTCTTTTAGTATTTATGCCTTTTATAAATGCACAATCTCCTATAATCGACCTTGAGGACAAGGATTTTAGGAATATCGTACAGGGTGCATACTACAAAGATATCAACAACTACTTGGATCCCTTTGTCGGGACATGGATTCATACCGATGGCAACACCTCCCTTAAGATCGTTATTACCAAACATGAAATGGGCGATGCGGGTATAATCTACGAGGATTACCTCAAGGGCGAGTACCAATACATTGAAAACGGCACTGAGTTAGTAAATACGCTTGCCAATACTGAGGTAACCACTTCTGGTATTGGAGGCTCACTTATTATAAAAAACAATAAAAAGCCAAACTGTGACGACTGCATGCCTAATGAGAGAAGGGTCAGTTTTACAATTTCAGATGATGAACGGGAATTAGCTGGTAGCTTGACACTGAAAAAAATCACGGTAAACGGCCAAGAGGCCCTTAGGGGATATATCATGGGAGGTGGACCTTACGTTTACCACGAAGATGACCCTCCCGCTTATTTTAGCATGAGGGTACCCGCTGGGACGTATATCTTTATCAAGCAGTAG
- a CDS encoding DUF6705 family protein, with protein sequence MKSQRMFLKILMMMVFFGCKAQTIYSLETEPENRTADSYYVKDTNNIHDQIVGVWRWESGNSSFEITLQEFEQNPLYSGSIIYWDDIFGKYKFIEDGSIMAEVTTIANSIQDQPKIYVGYKSANTFHIQITDVISEKYKVGEFILNSNGTATMTLQDPIGSSGVRTPNDPPTNNLGFQLPTNITLTKIN encoded by the coding sequence ATGAAGTCACAACGAATGTTCTTGAAAATTTTGATGATGATGGTATTTTTTGGTTGCAAAGCTCAAACCATTTATTCGCTTGAAACAGAACCAGAAAACAGAACGGCAGACAGTTACTATGTAAAAGACACTAATAACATTCACGACCAGATCGTGGGTGTTTGGCGTTGGGAAAGTGGAAACTCCTCTTTCGAGATAACCTTGCAGGAGTTCGAACAAAATCCATTATATTCTGGCTCTATTATTTACTGGGATGACATTTTCGGTAAGTATAAATTTATAGAAGATGGGTCAATAATGGCCGAGGTCACTACAATAGCAAATTCAATTCAGGATCAGCCCAAAATCTATGTTGGCTATAAATCAGCGAATACTTTCCATATCCAAATCACGGATGTGATAAGCGAAAAATACAAGGTGGGAGAATTTATACTCAACAGCAACGGTACCGCAACGATGACCTTACAAGATCCTATCGGGTCAAGCGGAGTAAGAACTCCCAACGACCCTCCAACGAACAATCTGGGATTTCAACTACCGACAAACATAACTTTAACTAAAATAAATTAG
- a CDS encoding DUF6705 family protein translates to MMKFIFINAALLVFMPFINAQSPIIDLEDKDFRNIVQGAYYKDINNYLDPFVGTWIHTDGNTSLKIVITKHEMGDAGIIYEDYLKGEYQYIENGTELVNTLANTEVTTSGFGGSHIIRNNKKPNCNDCTENERRVSLIISDYERELAATFTLKQITVNGEEGLRGFIFGGNPTVYHEDNPPPYFSMNVPDGTYIFMKQED, encoded by the coding sequence ATGATGAAATTTATATTTATTAACGCAGCTCTTTTAGTATTTATGCCTTTTATAAATGCACAATCTCCTATAATCGACCTTGAGGACAAGGATTTTAGGAATATCGTACAGGGTGCATACTACAAAGATATCAACAACTACTTGGATCCCTTTGTCGGGACATGGATTCATACCGATGGCAACACCTCCCTTAAGATCGTTATTACCAAACATGAAATGGGCGATGCGGGTATAATCTACGAGGATTACCTCAAGGGCGAGTACCAATACATTGAAAACGGCACTGAGTTAGTAAATACGCTTGCCAATACCGAGGTCACGACCTCAGGTTTCGGGGGCTCACATATTATAAGAAACAACAAAAAGCCCAATTGTAATGATTGTACAGAAAATGAAAGGCGGGTAAGCCTTATAATTTCAGATTATGAAAGGGAACTGGCCGCCACTTTTACTTTAAAGCAGATAACGGTCAACGGGGAAGAAGGGCTAAGAGGTTTTATTTTTGGTGGTAATCCAACAGTTTATCACGAAGATAATCCACCACCCTATTTTAGCATGAACGTCCCTGATGGCACCTATATTTTTATGAAACAGGAGGATTAA